The DNA region ACTGCAAGACAAACAAATGTTAAGATATTGGACAGCTGACAATGAAGAGTCTACTAGTTTCACTCTTGTGGAATACTGAAGGTTTTGGtgggtgtttttgtgttttaatgtttaattttttttcctgatttatACATGCAACATGATTTACAAATCCATCTCAACGTTAacctttttatacttttataacATTGTCATACACTTCAATATTGCTCCAATATCTTAGAATGTGCAatttgtaatataaatatacaaattcaAGAAAAACTGTATGTAATACAATGTAAGAGCCCAGTTACTGAAGctgttaatttaaatgtaatgtgtaaagTCATACTGTGTAAAGCATGCTGAGCTTTTGAGACAGTTTTAAAGACAtgcttgtgtgagtgtgaaaatcataacaatacataaacataatCAAGCAATAACAATCACATCACACCAGGTAAATTATGGGCTTACAAGTACAATTTTTGCAGTAGCAATAACCACGCAACAGTGCAGTTGCTGCATGTCCTATACACATCCTGCTTTGTACAACAATTCACAATCTGTGATGGTATTATGGTTGATTGTGACCACAAGCACAACCCAACTCTTACCGACTAACTATTCCTTTGATGATGTCTATGTGATGAATGCAACAATGCTTATCCTTCATACAGGATGTAAGGTGTTCTCTTTATCTGTTGTTATGTGGCAGATTAGAGAATGAGTGAGCAGGTAAGAGATCAATGGACACACTGCTGGGATCAAACTCCTCAGTCACATTGCAGCCTCAAATACTTACTAATCctgtagaaaagaaaaagaaaaggaaattacTTTTTACTATTTGAACGACATTACAATGTTTGTGATAAATGTACGTTTCTTGCAAGagcaaaatgaatatttaaagcaTCTTGGCTCTAGGCGTCTTCCGGTAATCCAACTGCTGTAGACTGAAAAGATGTAATTAAAGGGAAGCATTGATCTAATGAACTGAGAATGAGGTCAGTTCAGTCTCAAGTCAATCATACTGCTTCAGATCTCCTTATGACGTACTGCAGAATTCACCCACTCGTCACTTCTATCTCCATGAGACATGTAAAACCACTGTGTTGGCAAGATTTCCCCTCTGTTCAAACTGTAACAAAGAGCAACTTCCTGACTTGACAAAACCATAACAGTAAAATTATATCTTCACCGTGATTCTGCAGATCTTAATGAAAATTAACTCAAAGCACAGGGTCAACATCTCCATTTGTCTTTATCGTGACCTCTGATTTAAGGCCAGAGTTCACAGGTCACCCATAGCTGTCCAAATGGATATTTCCTACTGATTGATGCAATAAAGGTCATGATCTTTCCCTCTGTCAGCTTCACAATATACCTAACATGATTCTGTTTCTGTAgtggttttcctttctttgtgcTTATTGTTACCAGCATAATAAAAATGGTGTTTGTCACTTTCTTTAAAGTCAAAGATTTGCATATCTTTAGACTTCATGGTCATGTTTTAAACAATTCAGGTTCCATCAGGAGATGAGTCTGATTAAAGAAGTCATACTCTCAAAATGCTGTTTAATTGTGACTTTGAAAAGTCCTTTACGATCATCCCCCTAAACATTCATTGACTTGATACACGGTAGAGTGATCATATATTGGCTGCGTTCCTGACAATCGATGCATCAGGTGCAAGTAAGTAACCGCTGACCAAAGATTTCATCCAACATTTTGTGGCATATAGCACATAACACATGCAAATTAATATGCCCTTAATAGGTCATAATTGCTAATAAGAAATATTCTTGGACTTTACCCGATGCTCACAAATATTTTTGGTAGGTTGTAAGCACTAAAGAAAGGCTGAGATGAGGCATTTGTGAATCCTGTGGCAtgcataaaaatgtatctgttttGACTGTCATTTAACTATAGGCTTGTTGTGATGTTTTCCCCGATATCAGGAAAATACATCATCTTCATTACTTATTCTCTCACGCACTCTCTATCTTTTAAGTCATTCAATCACCCCTAATTTTCCATTGTCATCATCCCATCTTTatcattctctttctctcatcttcTCCTCTACATTTCCATGCACGCTCTGTGTATATGTTTCACCTTTCCCAATCTATTTCTCACAACATTGTCTTATTCCTCTCCATCATCTTTTCCCTTCATTTCACACCTATTCATCATATCCCTTTTCCATCCCCATTACTCAGCTCATCTTgacctcctttctccctctcgcTTTATGTCAAATCACTGCTCACTCCATCTTTGTTTCTATTGCCTGCTCAGTTGCTTCAACTCTCCTCACTTGCACCATCCATTtaccttttttccctcctgtcaTTTCTGCATCTCATCTTTATTACTGTTCTGCTGCTGAATGCTATTTTCCCTCAGTCTCACTCTAGGCACTTCTTTTTTATGTGCATTAAGGTATGAGATCCCGTCTATTTTATGAGCGGTATTTGTAGGATGATTCTATTACATGTCTCCTAACTGCTGGATAATTCAATAAGCACCACTGAGATGACACACAGTTATAATCTACTTAATGAAGACACTGTACTGATGAATTGTGTGCTTTCTCCTCCCTCATTTCTTCCCTTCTCTTTTATCTTTGTTCCTCTCCCCGCattctttcctcttcctgcttTCTGCAGGGTGTTGATGGAGAGTCATTCGAATGACAGCCGGGACAGTGGTCATCACTGGTGGAATCCTAGCTACAGTAATATTACTCCTTATCATCGCAGTACTTTGCTACTGTAGGCTGCAGGTGAGGCCACAGCTGCATTCAGCCTGTGTTACATTCATTATTTCCTCTGAAAGCTTGCAAATCTGTGAGTTCCTGAGTATAGCACACATAAAAGCATATATAAGAATATATAAAGTATAGCTGATTTGATCCATTATAACTGTGTTTGTGAATCTCACAAAGGATCAAATCAGACTAGGGCTTTCTTTTTACTTCTTCCACTGCTTTACAGCCATTTAAACTGTTTATGGTGCCGTGGTGCTACATGTATATGGAATGTCAAAAACCAAAAGATTAAGTGCTTTATAATGGTGATATTTACacctttaataaatcatttcttCCTTTGGAGCATGGTTTAAACCAAATGTCTCTGGAATCGTCGTGAAGTCGTTTTTAAGATCCCACACGAACATATAGCTAACTGATTCTTGCCAGATTTAAAAATTGGTTGACATATAAGAGAAAGCATCCACATGCACAGCCATAGCTCTGTAGTGTTGTAAGGCACAGTGGCGCTtttagctaaatgctaacatcaacGTGCTAACATGATAACAGTAACAATGCTAACATTCTGGTGTTATGAAGGTATCATGTTatccatgttcaccatcttagtttactGTGTTAGCATCCTAAATGTAGCTAattagcacacaaacacaaagatttgAGCCTGATGGGAATGTGCTTAGTTTTGTGGGCATTTGTTCATAAATctataaaacaaactgaaattttgAGTAAATGATGGTGCTAAATGTCATGGAAATCCACCTAATAGTTTGAAACATTTAACTCAAACACAAACGTTAACCTTCAGTCTAAACTAAAGTGGTTACATTTCCATTCCTGGGGGCATGATGCTCacatggctaaaaaaaaacctattctATATAATTAGTTTTTGATCCTGGTCATCGGGGCTGAGAGCCTGCTAACCATTAAATTAGATCACAGCTAAAGCTTCAGGTCAATGCAGTGAACCAGTGGTATAGAAAATGTTCAAGATTGCTATAGCACTGAGGAATAAAAGTCATATGCACTGGAAAATATAAGTTTaaatacttttcatttcatcagCACTTCTGCCTCAGTGTGTCTCCAGTCTGAACCCAATCTTCTCTTCaaacttttaacatttatgaAAACCCATCCTTTGAtcctgttttgcttttttgcttGTTGTGGTACagatttcagtttcatttcctACAGAGCATTTTGTCTCGTTGtggtaattttaaaaagtcattatGTTGTCCATCTTTCTCTGGGGTTGTGCTCTTATATTCAGATCACTGGTCTCGGTCAGATGGTTTGTACTCGGAAAGAACGAAATAAAAATGGAatcaggtggaaaaaaaacagctttgtgtTTTCATGCCTGACAAACCCCAGTTAGGTTGGAACATCACACTAATAACACCACCGGGGAACATTACTGCAGTTTGTGGATTGCTATTTGAGCAAGTgagcttctttttgttttacattatatactgtaaattaaaCTGCGTTAATCCCCTGTGCATTTTGCTGCATACACAGCAATGGAGCATTAAAAATTCTTTATGGTAAACTGGATATGACAAACAGCAAAATTAtgctatgacatattaaagaCTTGAAATGATAATAAGATAATCTATAACATAATGTGTACAGTAATATGTAATGTGCTAAAAATGTGGTATATTACCATAAGACTGTTGCAAAATGAATGTCGTTCATTTGGATTCAGTCATTTCATTGGGACTCTGAACAGAGGTACGAGACATACAATTTTGATGCAAATCTTAAAACTGCTGTGGCTCAGCTGGTAGGGCACAATTGTTGGGACTTGCATGGTATCTCACTGTCATTGGTATGTGGATGTTTCTgcgaatgggtgaatgagaggcAAGAGATGAAAGTGCTATACAGATGCATTACATTTACCAAGATCAACTGGAAGCTAAGGTAATATTGTTGAGTGGAAATAATGTGCGTGCTCCTTTCCTCTTCAAGCTGATTACAGTGTTTGACAGCAAAAATCGATGTAATCCTCACATTATGGTTTCATATTAGTAAGGCCAGAAATAGCAGCCACAAATTCTTGACTGAAAAGTAGTCTGTAAAAAGGTTGGTACAAACTGTAAATGTTGGTATTTGTAATGATAAACCTTTTTGACATCATACTGTAATAGAGCAATTTGTGCAGCTTTACTGAGAGAACACAAATGAACACCTAGGTTCATATGAGTTGAGGAGCACCTCATGGGGAAGTAGGGTTTGATTTTTAGAGACATCGGCTCTCTGAAAACTGTTCAGTGAATGCGTACATTCGGCACATAGTGTGCAATTTTAATGGAAGTACATCAATAGATACGTGTAGAGATGCTGTTAAtgtgtacagtacattacagtTAGTCAGGctagatttattttatatggAATGTTATTTGGCTTTCCCTCTATTCAATATGCACAAAGCCTCTGGCTATCTGGTTGTAATAATTGGAAAATTGTTCTACATGACCTAGATTTTATTGGCAAGGTAGCAGATATAAACTTATTTGACAAAACATTGATCTTTCTGCCTTACTGTTCACACTATGACCATGCAGATATTTGGCATTTTCATAAATGTTCTTCCCTTTCTCTTAactctcttctctttgtctttattattctttaatttaattgtatgCTTTTCTCCTTCCCTACACCATCACtcatctctgctctccttcATGTTTTGCCATCTTCCACCCTGCTTCCTGTCCCACTACTAGTATTATTGCTGTAAGAAGGAGGAGTCCGagtcggaggaggaggagccagACTTTGCTGTTACGTCCCGCATCCCACCGGTCCACTCCAATCACAACATTGTGGCGGCGACGGCCGCCGCCTCTGCCATTCCAAATGGCCCCGCCCTTTTCTCCACCCCTCCGCTGGCCAGGAAACTGACACGTTCACAGACTTTCTGTCCATCCTGTACACACTATGAGCTGCCTTTCTACCTCCAGCCCCCTCAGCCACAGGTCCACCACCAGCCGGATGGGTTGAGGAACGGGGGTGACCGGATCAGCTACCGCAGCATCCAGCAGCAGGATCTGGACCTGCCAGTGCCTGTGAACATTTCAGACTACCGCAAACCAAACCTTGCCCGGTCAGTCACCATGAGGGACATGTTCACGCGCAGCTGTAGCATCAGCACTGATGTTTAGCTGGACGAGTTTGGAACTTTAAGTAGTTTATGCTTTAATGGATTGGGATGGCCTAGTCTGGATTGGTCTTGAGTCAGGTTGTGTTTGTCTTCATCTTGACCAGTTTAATCCACTCTAGTATGGTGTGATCTAGTCTGGTCTGGTCTAGTCTTGCAGAATGGAGGACTCTCAGGACAGGATTTTAAAAGGTACTACGCTCAGGTGCAGGACCTTATTGTACACTTGGGCCAAAATAgaattgaaaatatttaaaaaatgttaaattatcaATAACAAGAACttcttaatttgttttgttttaatagttctattgaaaaaataataataattgaatttAAGATTTGATGAAATTTGTGTAGCTTAACTTCCCCTGAACTCTTCTACTCATGGCCTGAATGATAGACGGATTCCCGCCATGTCAAAATGACATAATCGGCAGGGATTTTCTCTCTGCCATAGCTGctacaaacaaaacatgattaGAACAAGTTCACTGTTTCCCGTCTCCTATGATGGGATGATCTGTCTGTTCCTGCATCCACAGATTACAGAGATTATGAAATATCAGTCACCACCAGTGGAAAGTTTAGGGGAAGAAGGGGGACTTTGTGTTTTAGCTAACACCCACAGACATTTTAGAAAGACTTAACTTTGGCCATAATATTCTAACACGTAAAGGGCTCACAGAAGATGGAAATTCCTACTTATTTTCCACATGTTTTTTCATAGAGGTCTCCAGTTTGACAGGAGCATCTGATGACAACACTATACTAACTTCAGCAGATATAGACCTCTTCTTTCTTGCAGGCAAGGGGGGACTATAGGTGCCAAAGGGGGCTGCATTAGTGTGCATTTGTGCGAGTGtgcttgcatgcatgtgtgcgtgtgtgcgtatAATTTGATGAATTGTTATACCAGAATTCTTACTCCataattaaacacaatttttcATCCCCGTACTGAACCCAGTGGTGGGTTGCAATAacactttaaacatttattgtaaTGGGTAAAGGGAGTGTACTGGTCTCCATGTGCCACTTTACCCTAAATTCATGTTAATGCAAGGAAGGACCTGACCAGATGGTATGACGAACTCTAAAAAGGTTTGCagcttttttgtaaatgtttattttacagattattGCTATAAAGAAGGCTCAAGTTGTAGATGGCAGCCATAGGAGCGAAACGTTTTTACAGCAACTTTACAATGTGTTCATCAGTTTCAGTTTGTGGACTCTTCACTGCATTCTTTATGTTGTCTTTAATTTGTTGATATATGGATTCATGAGCTGAAAATTCATTCACCTCTGAAGGCAGATCTATAAATATTTAACAGGCCATAACATACACAGCAGTCTCTTTCAACTCAATGGACTGAGGAATATTTGCTCTTGCTCTGAGGTACTCAGAGAGTTCCTTCCTgggattgtttttattttctgtgcttCGCTGACCAGCCTGGCTCGAGGGCTGATATTCTAAATGGAGGAGCAGTGGCTGATTTTATGGACACAGGGACACACATTTAATGAGTGAAATTATTTACAGCTTgattttaaaagaggaaatgtcGGTGGACTTGCAAGAGGCTCGAAGCTGATTGGACCCGACCCCCTCGCCCTCTCTGTCTCGAAATGGATGGTAAATGCTGTTgtacctcctctctctctctctttctgttgaTTTTATCAGCAATCATGCTCATTTATTTTCCCAAAGGGTGAAACCTTGAGTGATTTTTGATTTAAGTTTTTCCTCTTGTGACATGTGCTTTCCTGCAAATACATTAAGACATaatagacatgcacacacacacctacacacctacacacacacacacacacacacacacacacacactgctatgctttccttattttttaaactgaaactaTGTGAGAGTTGCACAGGAAATTCAGTGCCATAAAGAATAATGAGACacatatgttattattattattattacaagtGTATATTCAAATGCAGTGTTGCTTTTACCTTAAAGTATTTGAATTACTTGctttattttatgatccagcTGTTTTTTCAGACTAAGTACAGTACAACAGAAATGTTTCTGTCCTTGTTTCTAATGTATAACTAACAGACACATTGTTGCTAATAAAATGGTGTGAAAATCTTTCTGATCTGTTTTGTTGAGTCAACATTTCTCGCGGTTAAATTcaatttcacatttgtttttgaatgGCAAGCCTTGGAAGTCATTCACGCAATTCAAgccattt from Scomber scombrus chromosome 15, fScoSco1.1, whole genome shotgun sequence includes:
- the fam163ba gene encoding protein FAM163B, with protein sequence MTAGTVVITGGILATVILLLIIAVLCYCRLQYYCCKKEESESEEEEPDFAVTSRIPPVHSNHNIVAATAAASAIPNGPALFSTPPLARKLTRSQTFCPSCTHYELPFYLQPPQPQVHHQPDGLRNGGDRISYRSIQQQDLDLPVPVNISDYRKPNLARSVTMRDMFTRSCSISTDV